In a single window of the Platichthys flesus chromosome 5, fPlaFle2.1, whole genome shotgun sequence genome:
- the LOC133954081 gene encoding cell adhesion molecule 4-like isoform X2, with protein MEGSSVTLTCSSDANPAANYTWYKEDEDSPTASGQIFTITDITAEHGGKYQCEAQNTHGRSKATFHLTVGAAWRSALIGSAAVFLAVTLLSVFLLIRKKRNSHQSADPGDRLDHSEQHLHNQSEENCDLHYASVHFMKSQTDPVYSSIRSDEPSEHKEAEEVVYTSVNFYRSAPRTRGQDTGEDPAAL; from the exons ATGGAGGGCAGCTCAgtgactctgacctgcagcagtgatgctaacCCAGCAGCTAACTACACCTGGTacaaggaggacgaggactcACCAACAGCATCAGGACAAATCTTCACCATCACTGATATCACAGCTGAACATGGTGGAAAGTATCAGTGTGAGGCCCAGAACACACACGGACGTAGTAAGGCCACCTTTCATCTGACTGTTGGAGCAG CATGGAGATCAGCACTCATTGGATCAGCTGCAGTTTTCCTCGCTGTGACTCTCCTCTCCGTGTTCCTACTGATCAG aaaaaagagaaactctcATCAATCTGCTGATCCTGGGGACAGACTTGACCACAGTgagcag catcTACACAATCAGTCTGAGGAAAACTGTGACCTTCACTATGCCAGTGTCCACTTCATGAAGAGTCAGACGGATCCCGTCTACTCCAGCATCAGATCAGATGAACCCAGTGAACAcaaggaggcggaggaggttGTGTACACTTCTGTCAACTTTTACAGATCTGCCCCGAG AACCAGAGGTCAGGACACTGGAGAGGATCCAGCTGCATTGTAA